The Prevotella melaninogenica ATCC 25845 genome includes a window with the following:
- the arsD gene encoding arsenite efflux transporter metallochaperone ArsD → MKKIEIFDPAMCCPTGLCGTNIDPELMRIAVVIETLKRHGIIVTRHNLRDEPQVYVSNKTVNEHLQKHGADALPITLVDGEIAVSKTYPTTKQMSEWTGINLDFMPIK, encoded by the coding sequence ATGAAAAAGATAGAAATTTTCGACCCGGCAATGTGTTGCCCTACAGGTCTTTGTGGAACAAATATTGACCCTGAATTAATGCGTATTGCGGTTGTTATTGAAACATTGAAGAGACACGGTATCATCGTTACCCGTCACAATTTACGTGACGAACCGCAAGTATATGTAAGTAATAAAACTGTAAACGAGCATCTGCAAAAACATGGGGCGGATGCACTGCCTATTACTTTAGTGGACGGTGAAATCGCTGTTTCAAAAACCTATCCTACCACCAAACAAATGAGTGAATGGACGGGTATCAATTTGGATTTTATGCCAATAAAATGA
- a CDS encoding phosphatase PAP2 family protein: protein MKRFKELFFIPILFVCLCCQAKASAVLQDSIQLADSIKTVDSLSLVADTGLVPSIKCVPAEGEEKSCNASKPHFDRIIYTCTPLIINGLIMKGQSRQFRGLRNDYIPRFDRSLDNYTQYLPAAVMLGLKFSGVKGRSSWGRMLASDAMSVALMAGIVNSLKYSAQVERPDGTDLRSFPSGHTATAFMTATMLNKEYGYRSPWIGVGAYTVAAATGLMRMANNKHWLSDVLTGAGVGIVATELGYYFTDLIFKEHGLRKADVEEKFDKLQKPSYVGLNFLINEPLGTYLNGKSSKVKVSRGCTSAVEGAYFFNPYIGVGGRFSVTRTSVIVDNVKAEDNVFDTWKLGGGAYFSYPLSERWLLGSKLLVSSVFYPDIKLTDDLIDSHHGVGFGTGLSLTFRVRQHYSVRFLIDYNLLPCRVSGVRTCSHSLGLGSSFVISF, encoded by the coding sequence ATGAAACGTTTTAAGGAGTTATTTTTTATACCGATACTATTCGTATGTCTTTGTTGTCAGGCAAAGGCATCTGCTGTATTGCAAGATAGCATACAGCTTGCGGACTCAATAAAAACGGTTGATAGTTTAAGCCTTGTTGCTGACACAGGTTTAGTTCCCTCTATAAAATGTGTTCCTGCAGAGGGAGAGGAAAAGTCTTGTAACGCTTCTAAACCGCATTTTGATAGGATTATATATACTTGTACACCACTTATTATAAACGGTCTTATCATGAAAGGGCAGAGTAGGCAATTTCGTGGTTTGCGAAATGACTATATACCAAGATTTGATAGGAGTTTAGATAACTACACGCAGTATCTCCCTGCTGCCGTTATGCTTGGCTTAAAGTTTAGTGGCGTGAAAGGTAGAAGTAGCTGGGGGCGTATGCTTGCCTCTGATGCTATGTCGGTAGCGTTGATGGCAGGTATTGTTAATTCGTTAAAATATTCTGCTCAAGTAGAGCGTCCAGATGGTACGGACCTACGCTCTTTCCCTTCTGGGCACACTGCGACAGCCTTTATGACTGCTACCATGCTGAATAAGGAGTATGGCTATCGGAGTCCGTGGATAGGTGTCGGTGCTTACACAGTGGCAGCTGCGACAGGTTTAATGCGTATGGCAAACAATAAGCATTGGCTGAGCGACGTACTGACAGGGGCAGGCGTAGGTATTGTGGCTACAGAATTAGGCTATTATTTTACGGATTTAATATTTAAGGAGCATGGGTTAAGAAAGGCTGATGTAGAGGAAAAGTTTGATAAGCTACAGAAGCCGTCATACGTTGGTCTTAATTTTCTTATTAATGAGCCGTTAGGTACGTATCTCAATGGGAAAAGCTCAAAAGTTAAGGTGTCGCGTGGATGTACCTCAGCTGTTGAGGGAGCCTACTTCTTTAATCCTTATATTGGTGTTGGTGGGCGGTTCTCTGTGACCCGTACGTCAGTCATCGTAGACAATGTCAAGGCTGAAGATAATGTCTTCGATACGTGGAAGTTAGGTGGAGGTGCTTATTTCTCTTATCCGTTATCAGAGCGTTGGCTTCTCGGTAGTAAACTCTTGGTTTCATCTGTGTTTTATCCCGACATAAAGTTAACGGACGATTTAATTGATTCTCATCATGGAGTAGGTTTTGGAACAGGTCTTTCACTGACCTTCAGAGTTCGTCAACATTATAGTGTTCGTTTCCTTATAGACTACAATCTCTTACCTTGTCGTGTGTCAGGAGTGCGCACTTGTTCTCATTCTTTAGGATTAGGCTCCTCTTTTGTCATTAGTTTTTAA
- a CDS encoding ArsR/SmtB family transcription factor, translating to MKNKRYTTDQEQIARFAKAMGHPTRMAILAFLAKQDSCFFGDIHEELPIAKATVSQHLKELKEAGLIQGEIETPKVRYCINWENWKLARNLFAAFLGESKSKGTSCCE from the coding sequence ATGAAAAATAAACGGTACACAACAGATCAGGAACAGATTGCTCGGTTTGCGAAAGCAATGGGACATCCGACACGGATGGCTATTCTTGCTTTCTTGGCAAAACAAGATAGTTGCTTCTTCGGTGATATTCACGAAGAACTACCTATTGCTAAAGCAACTGTTTCGCAGCATTTGAAAGAATTGAAAGAAGCTGGTTTAATTCAGGGGGAAATAGAAACGCCCAAAGTCCGGTATTGTATAAACTGGGAGAACTGGAAACTTGCCCGAAATTTGTTTGCAGCTTTTTTAGGGGAGTCTAAAAGCAAAGGTACCTCGTGCTGTGAATAG
- the arsA gene encoding arsenical pump-driving ATPase, with protein sequence MKTFNLSDIDLTKYLFFTGKGGVGKTSIACATAVGLADNGKKILLISTDPASNLQDVFNQTLNGHGTDIQEVPGLTVVNLNPEQAAAEYREGVIAPFRGQLPESVIQNMEEQLSGSCTVEIAAFNQFSDFITDADKAKKYDHIIFDTAPTGHTLRMLQLPSAWSTFISESTHGASCLGQLSGLEERKGIYKQAVETLSNANATRLVLVSRPEIAPLKEAARSSHELQLLGIKNQLLVINGLLLQLDEADNVSKQIYDRQQNALKQTPVELLEYPSYYVPLRSYTLSNIANIRRMLYNDNLTNDANYQRITDAKGMDELVNDLYQSGKRVVFTMGKGGVGKTTLATEIALKLTKLGAKVHLTTTDPANHLNYNLAVQAGITVSRIDEAEVLEAYKNEVRSKAAETMTAEDMEYIEEDLRSPCTQEIAVFRAFAEIVDKAENEVVVIDTAPTGHTLLLLDATESYHKEVQRTHGDTPASIRKLLPRLRNQQETEVVIVTLPEATPVFEAERLQMDLQRAGINNKWWVVNACLSLTDTENSFLRAKAQNELVWIKKVEELSKGNAALIAWKNN encoded by the coding sequence ATGAAGACATTTAATTTATCAGATATAGATTTAACGAAATACCTTTTCTTCACTGGAAAGGGCGGTGTTGGAAAAACTTCGATTGCTTGTGCTACTGCGGTAGGCTTGGCAGATAATGGAAAGAAAATACTTCTTATCAGTACAGACCCGGCTTCAAACCTGCAAGATGTGTTTAATCAAACACTGAACGGACACGGCACGGATATTCAAGAAGTACCCGGCTTAACGGTCGTTAATCTCAACCCGGAACAAGCCGCAGCCGAATACAGGGAAGGCGTTATTGCTCCTTTCCGGGGACAACTGCCCGAAAGTGTAATTCAGAATATGGAAGAACAACTTTCAGGCTCTTGTACGGTAGAAATTGCGGCTTTCAACCAGTTTTCCGATTTTATCACGGATGCTGATAAAGCAAAAAAATACGACCATATTATCTTTGATACAGCCCCCACGGGACACACCTTACGAATGTTACAACTACCATCAGCGTGGAGTACATTTATTAGTGAGAGTACGCACGGTGCATCTTGCTTAGGTCAATTATCTGGTTTGGAGGAACGAAAAGGTATCTATAAGCAGGCAGTTGAAACACTTTCGAATGCAAACGCAACCCGCTTAGTATTGGTTAGCCGTCCTGAAATCGCACCATTAAAAGAAGCCGCCCGTTCTTCACATGAATTGCAATTACTGGGAATTAAAAACCAGCTATTGGTAATCAACGGGCTTTTGCTGCAATTAGATGAAGCCGATAACGTATCGAAACAGATATATGACAGGCAGCAAAATGCCCTAAAACAAACCCCTGTGGAACTGCTGGAATATCCGTCTTATTATGTTCCTTTACGGTCATACACTTTATCTAATATTGCGAATATCCGTCGGATGCTTTACAATGATAATTTAACAAATGATGCGAACTATCAGCGGATTACCGATGCCAAAGGGATGGATGAACTGGTAAACGACCTCTATCAATCAGGGAAAAGGGTTGTTTTTACTATGGGAAAAGGCGGCGTGGGAAAAACCACTTTAGCCACTGAAATAGCCCTGAAATTAACAAAACTGGGTGCAAAGGTGCATCTTACCACTACTGACCCGGCAAACCATCTGAATTATAACCTTGCTGTTCAGGCTGGCATTACGGTAAGCAGGATTGACGAAGCGGAAGTGTTGGAAGCCTATAAAAACGAGGTTCGCAGTAAAGCTGCAGAAACAATGACAGCCGAAGATATGGAATATATAGAGGAAGATTTACGTTCACCGTGTACGCAGGAAATTGCAGTATTCCGGGCTTTTGCTGAAATTGTCGATAAAGCAGAAAATGAAGTCGTCGTAATTGACACCGCACCTACCGGACACACTTTGTTATTGCTGGATGCAACGGAAAGTTACCATAAAGAAGTACAACGTACACATGGCGACACTCCCGCTTCCATAAGAAAGCTGTTACCACGTTTAAGAAACCAGCAGGAGACAGAAGTCGTTATTGTGACCCTGCCCGAAGCAACACCCGTATTTGAAGCCGAACGTTTGCAAATGGATTTACAACGTGCTGGGATTAATAATAAATGGTGGGTCGTGAATGCTTGCTTGTCATTAACTGACACCGAAAATTCTTTCTTGCGAGCAAAGGCGCAAAATGAATTGGTTTGGATTAAGAAAGTAGAAGAGTTGTCAAAGGGAAATGCTGCCCTTATAGCTTGGAAAAATAACTGA
- a CDS encoding arsenate reductase ArsC: protein MKILILCTGNSCRSQMAHGFLQSFDNKLDVFSAGTKPAEKVNPMAVKVMDEMSIDLAHHIPKSVSLYLGQEWDYVITVCGGANESCPIFTGEVRNRLHIGFDDPSEATGTPEFINSEFHRVRDEIKARFYDFYLNELKPKLS from the coding sequence ATGAAGATATTAATTCTTTGCACAGGGAATAGCTGCCGCAGTCAAATGGCACATGGCTTTCTACAATCATTTGACAATAAACTGGATGTCTTTTCTGCAGGAACAAAACCTGCTGAAAAGGTTAACCCGATGGCAGTAAAGGTTATGGATGAAATGAGTATAGATTTAGCCCACCATATCCCTAAAAGTGTGAGCCTATATTTAGGGCAGGAATGGGACTACGTTATTACGGTCTGCGGTGGGGCAAATGAAAGCTGCCCGATATTTACAGGTGAAGTAAGGAACAGGCTACATATAGGATTTGACGACCCCTCGGAAGCAACTGGAACGCCAGAGTTTATAAACAGTGAATTTCATCGGGTACGGGATGAAATAAAAGCCCGTTTCTATGACTTCTACCTGAACGAATTAAAACCAAAATTAAGCTAA
- a CDS encoding WG repeat-containing protein → MAVGCKTVRPADNPEHEYAVGGKWGFIDKQGNEVVPLQYDSIANYRQVKNNKVLVLKDGKWKALQLSGR, encoded by the coding sequence GTGGCAGTGGGATGCAAGACAGTGCGACCTGCTGATAATCCAGAACACGAATATGCCGTTGGAGGTAAGTGGGGATTTATTGATAAGCAGGGCAATGAGGTTGTGCCGTTGCAGTACGATAGCATCGCTAATTATCGTCAGGTTAAGAATAATAAGGTCCTTGTCTTGAAGGATGGTAAGTGGAAGGCTCTCCAACTCAGCGGTCGCTGA
- a CDS encoding thioredoxin family protein: MEIKVLGTGCSSCKALYETTKQAISELGCDATLIKEEDLLKIMEYNILGLPALVIDEKVVSAGKKLSLAEVKELITK, from the coding sequence ATGGAAATTAAAGTATTAGGAACTGGATGTTCAAGCTGTAAAGCCTTGTACGAAACTACCAAACAAGCTATTTCAGAATTAGGTTGCGATGCAACCCTTATCAAAGAGGAAGATTTATTGAAAATCATGGAGTATAACATTTTAGGGCTTCCAGCTTTGGTGATTGACGAGAAAGTCGTATCAGCTGGGAAAAAGTTATCCCTTGCAGAAGTGAAAGAGTTGATAACCAAATAA
- a CDS encoding aromatic aminobenezylarsenical efflux permease ArsG family transporter, giving the protein MDFLQSLLDNSSIPAITAFILGILTAVSPCPLATNITAIGFISKDIENHHRIFINGLLYTFGRIASYTVLGFILIPILREGASMFMVQKAVSKYGEMLIAPALIIIGIFMLDVIKLNLPKINIGGESLKKRTKGGWGAMLLGILFALAFCPTSGVFYFGMLMPLSAAETGGYLLPVIYAIATGLPVILVAWILAYSVAGLGKFYNRIQIFEKWFRKIVAILFIAVGIYYAVVFYL; this is encoded by the coding sequence ATGGATTTTCTTCAATCGCTATTAGATAACAGTTCTATTCCTGCTATTACAGCTTTTATATTGGGAATTTTAACGGCGGTCAGCCCGTGTCCGTTAGCGACCAACATAACGGCAATAGGATTTATTAGTAAGGACATAGAAAACCATCACCGGATATTTATAAACGGATTGCTTTATACTTTCGGCAGAATAGCAAGCTATACGGTTCTTGGCTTTATCCTTATCCCTATTCTCCGTGAGGGGGCAAGTATGTTTATGGTTCAAAAAGCCGTAAGCAAGTACGGGGAAATGCTGATTGCTCCGGCGTTAATCATCATTGGAATATTTATGCTCGATGTAATAAAACTCAATCTACCGAAAATCAATATCGGCGGTGAAAGTTTGAAAAAGAGGACTAAAGGCGGTTGGGGGGCTATGCTATTGGGTATTTTATTCGCCCTTGCTTTTTGTCCTACCAGTGGAGTATTTTATTTCGGTATGCTTATGCCTTTGTCAGCAGCGGAAACGGGCGGGTATCTCTTACCTGTAATTTACGCTATTGCTACGGGATTGCCCGTAATCCTTGTTGCATGGATTTTAGCGTACAGTGTTGCTGGACTGGGTAAGTTTTATAACCGGATACAAATATTCGAGAAATGGTTTCGTAAAATAGTTGCCATCCTCTTTATTGCGGTAGGAATTTATTATGCAGTAGTATTTTATCTATAA
- a CDS encoding nitrophenyl compound nitroreductase subunit ArsF family protein yields the protein MRKLFYLLIAMLVLVSCGNDSKKKTGENQAEKIQSNRIEVLYFHGAQRCITCRAIETNTEALLDSLYAKEKADGKIIYKVIDISKKEKETIADKYEVTWSSLFVNGWKDGKENVNNMTEFSFSNAKNAPDKFKEGIKSKIDELLKQL from the coding sequence ATGAGAAAATTATTTTATCTACTGATTGCAATGCTGGTCTTAGTTTCCTGTGGTAACGATTCAAAGAAAAAGACCGGAGAAAATCAAGCGGAAAAAATACAGTCAAACCGCATAGAGGTTCTTTATTTTCATGGAGCGCAACGGTGTATCACTTGCCGAGCGATAGAAACAAATACAGAAGCCCTTTTGGATAGCCTTTATGCAAAAGAAAAAGCAGACGGTAAAATTATCTATAAAGTGATAGATATTTCAAAGAAAGAAAAAGAAACGATTGCAGACAAGTACGAAGTTACATGGTCGTCTTTGTTTGTTAACGGCTGGAAAGACGGCAAAGAGAATGTAAACAACATGACCGAGTTTAGTTTTTCCAATGCGAAAAATGCACCGGACAAGTTTAAAGAGGGAATTAAAAGCAAGATTGACGAATTGCTAAAACAGTTGTAA
- a CDS encoding CocE/NonD family hydrolase — MKKLIIASLGMMLAMNMNAAKKPKTNTLQFNPESGVKASLTMPDGKVVNYTAYNKLYFVTNVEDSTYQYMNIFVPEGANEQTPIFLRTYVGGYMASQAGNPQAQDASGRALAEGYVLVIPGSRGRSSTVKKGKKTVYTGRAPKALLDLKAAIRYLRHFDNLIPGNTEKIVTDGTSAGGAMSSLMGATGNNPAYEPLLKAMGAADGRDDVFASVCYCPITDLDHADMAYEWLYGNTDSRKSLAASKQTLIKELAAQFPSYINSLGLKKTDGTLLNADNYLDYIKQIIIRSAQEAKDAGADIPDTIGFTFSSEAAFQAPINGGVGMARPAGMGGGMPPMMMGGRKKVGEYITDLDMNKYLNYVVSTQALKGVPSFDSYNVDGAAASGENGEFGNEQGSDVNFTAWAAAKTGSTLSDEVKENVRLLNPMYFIGDAATSVAPHWYIRHGARDRDTAFPIAINLATKLQNAGKDVNFKLPWNRPHSGDYALNELFSWIAKIVK, encoded by the coding sequence ATGAAGAAACTAATTATTGCATCCTTAGGAATGATGCTCGCAATGAATATGAATGCTGCTAAGAAACCAAAGACAAACACTCTGCAGTTTAATCCTGAGAGTGGAGTGAAGGCTTCGTTGACAATGCCTGATGGCAAAGTGGTGAACTACACGGCTTACAACAAACTTTATTTTGTTACCAACGTAGAGGATTCTACCTATCAGTATATGAATATCTTTGTACCAGAAGGGGCTAATGAGCAGACACCTATCTTCCTCCGCACTTACGTCGGAGGTTATATGGCAAGTCAGGCAGGTAACCCACAAGCACAGGATGCCAGCGGACGTGCCTTGGCTGAGGGCTATGTTCTCGTCATTCCCGGTAGCCGTGGCCGTTCTTCTACCGTAAAGAAAGGAAAGAAGACGGTTTATACTGGTCGTGCTCCAAAGGCGCTACTCGACTTAAAAGCGGCTATCCGTTACCTGCGTCACTTTGACAACTTGATACCGGGTAATACGGAGAAGATTGTTACTGACGGTACAAGTGCAGGTGGAGCGATGTCGAGTTTGATGGGTGCAACAGGCAACAACCCTGCCTATGAGCCACTGCTCAAGGCTATGGGCGCAGCTGACGGACGTGATGATGTCTTTGCGAGTGTGTGCTATTGCCCGATTACCGACCTCGATCATGCTGATATGGCATACGAATGGCTGTATGGCAATACCGATAGTCGCAAGAGCCTCGCTGCAAGTAAGCAGACATTAATCAAGGAATTGGCAGCACAGTTCCCATCTTATATTAACTCACTCGGCTTGAAAAAGACAGATGGTACATTGCTCAATGCCGACAACTATCTTGACTATATCAAGCAGATTATCATCCGTAGTGCGCAGGAAGCTAAAGATGCAGGTGCAGACATCCCTGATACTATCGGTTTTACATTCAGCAGTGAGGCAGCTTTTCAGGCTCCTATCAATGGCGGTGTAGGTATGGCACGTCCAGCAGGAATGGGTGGCGGTATGCCTCCGATGATGATGGGTGGCAGAAAAAAGGTTGGTGAATACATCACAGACCTTGATATGAACAAGTATCTTAATTACGTAGTAAGTACGCAAGCACTCAAGGGTGTACCCTCTTTTGACAGCTACAACGTGGACGGAGCAGCTGCAAGTGGCGAGAATGGTGAGTTTGGAAACGAGCAAGGTTCTGATGTTAACTTTACTGCATGGGCTGCTGCAAAGACCGGCAGCACATTGTCTGACGAGGTGAAGGAGAATGTTCGCCTACTGAACCCTATGTATTTCATCGGTGATGCAGCTACCTCTGTTGCTCCTCACTGGTATATCCGACATGGTGCTCGCGACCGTGATACTGCTTTCCCTATCGCTATCAATCTGGCAACAAAACTGCAGAACGCAGGTAAGGATGTTAACTTCAAGCTACCTTGGAACCGCCCTCACAGTGGCGACTATGCCCTGAATGAACTCTTCAGCTGGATAGCTAAGATTGTAAAATAA
- the arsB gene encoding ACR3 family arsenite efflux transporter — MEKKQGIGFFEKYLTIWVALCIIIGIAVGQWLPAIPQTLSKFEYANVSIPVAILIWLMIYPMMLKVDFQSVKNVGKRPKGIIVTGFTNWLIKPFTMFGIAYLFFYVIFKAFIPARLAEEYLAGAVLLGAAPCTAMVFVWSYLTKGDAAYTLVQVAVNDLIILVAFAPIVAFLLGVGGVSIPWATLLLSVGLFVVIPLAAGVITRIMVVRRKGVEYFNNVFIEKFNNYMVGGLLLTLIILFSFQGETILNNPLHILLIAVPLVLQTVLIFFVAYGWAKWWRLPHDVAAPAGMIGASNFFELAVAVAISLFGLQSGAALATVVGVLVEVPVMLMLVRIANNTRSWFPATK, encoded by the coding sequence ATGGAAAAGAAACAAGGAATTGGATTTTTTGAAAAATACCTGACTATCTGGGTTGCCTTGTGCATCATTATTGGAATTGCCGTGGGACAATGGCTTCCGGCAATCCCACAAACATTAAGTAAATTTGAATATGCCAACGTGTCTATACCCGTGGCAATCCTGATTTGGTTAATGATTTATCCGATGATGCTAAAAGTAGATTTTCAAAGTGTTAAGAATGTCGGTAAGCGTCCGAAAGGAATAATAGTCACTGGCTTTACAAATTGGCTGATAAAGCCATTTACCATGTTCGGAATTGCTTATTTGTTCTTCTATGTGATTTTCAAAGCCTTTATACCTGCCAGATTAGCCGAAGAATATTTAGCCGGGGCGGTATTATTGGGGGCTGCACCTTGTACAGCTATGGTGTTCGTGTGGAGTTACCTTACTAAAGGGGATGCCGCTTATACACTGGTACAAGTGGCAGTGAACGATTTAATCATATTGGTAGCGTTTGCCCCTATCGTTGCTTTCTTGCTGGGAGTTGGCGGCGTATCTATCCCATGGGCCACTCTGTTGCTATCCGTAGGGCTGTTTGTTGTGATACCACTTGCTGCCGGGGTCATTACCCGAATAATGGTTGTCCGCCGCAAAGGTGTGGAGTATTTCAACAATGTATTTATTGAGAAATTTAATAATTACATGGTAGGTGGATTGCTATTAACGCTTATTATCCTGTTTTCATTTCAAGGAGAAACGATACTAAACAATCCCCTGCATATCTTATTGATTGCAGTTCCGCTTGTGTTACAAACGGTTCTGATATTCTTCGTTGCTTACGGTTGGGCGAAATGGTGGAGATTACCCCATGATGTTGCCGCACCTGCCGGAATGATTGGGGCAAGTAATTTCTTTGAATTGGCAGTTGCTGTGGCTATTTCTCTTTTTGGTTTACAATCTGGGGCTGCATTAGCTACGGTGGTGGGCGTGCTGGTCGAAGTTCCGGTGATGTTGATGTTAGTAAGGATTGCCAATAACACACGAAGCTGGTTTCCGGCTACAAAATAA
- a CDS encoding MATE family efflux transporter, with translation MSDKYTFLTQAPVHRVIGAMAIPTIISMLLTSMYNLVDTFFVGKINTQSTAAVGVVFSVMFFIQAFSFFFGNGSGNYISRQLGAQNTKDAEVMASTGLFYTLVFSLIVMLLGWFFLEPISILLGSTPTILPYTRQYLGISLLGTPFIMGTFCINNQMRFQGFTKYSVYGAISGSIINCLLDPVFIFVFSMGVSGAAVASVIGQICGFVIMLIMSQKEGVIHYTHRRISFEGRFVKEIIAGGTPSISRQGLASVSTIALNSVAGNYGDAAIAAMSIVTRISMFIFSVIVGLGQGFQPMCGFCYGAKLYDRVKEGFWFGTKIGTLFLLFWSVVLIIFSGEVVSLFRDDPEVIAIGIPALRYQMIIFPACSFMMMANMMMQTCRKTIRANILAASRQGLFFIPLIFVLPYFYGLFGVEICQAVSDVISLIVTIPIVWSAFKEMR, from the coding sequence ATGAGCGATAAATATACATTCCTGACCCAGGCGCCTGTCCATCGTGTGATAGGCGCCATGGCTATACCTACCATCATCTCTATGCTGCTGACCAGTATGTATAATCTGGTCGACACGTTTTTTGTTGGTAAGATTAATACACAATCCACGGCTGCGGTAGGTGTCGTTTTCAGTGTGATGTTTTTCATACAGGCCTTTTCTTTTTTCTTTGGTAATGGTTCGGGCAATTATATTTCCCGTCAGTTGGGTGCTCAGAATACCAAGGATGCAGAGGTGATGGCAAGCACAGGACTTTTCTACACATTAGTATTCTCGCTGATTGTCATGCTACTTGGATGGTTTTTCCTTGAGCCTATCAGCATCCTTTTAGGTAGTACGCCCACAATCCTACCTTATACTCGTCAATATCTGGGCATCAGTCTGCTGGGTACTCCCTTCATCATGGGTACTTTCTGCATCAATAATCAAATGCGTTTTCAGGGCTTTACGAAGTATTCTGTTTATGGTGCTATCAGCGGATCGATTATCAACTGCCTTCTCGACCCTGTATTCATCTTTGTTTTTTCTATGGGTGTGAGCGGCGCTGCAGTGGCTTCAGTCATTGGTCAGATATGTGGATTTGTTATCATGCTGATAATGAGTCAGAAGGAAGGTGTGATACATTACACACATCGTCGTATCTCATTTGAGGGACGATTTGTAAAAGAAATCATAGCTGGTGGAACTCCCTCTATATCTCGTCAGGGCTTGGCAAGTGTCAGTACGATAGCCCTTAACAGTGTAGCTGGTAATTATGGCGATGCGGCTATTGCGGCAATGAGTATCGTGACACGCATCAGCATGTTTATATTCAGCGTCATTGTCGGATTAGGACAGGGTTTCCAACCGATGTGTGGATTCTGTTATGGAGCAAAACTATATGACAGAGTGAAGGAGGGATTCTGGTTCGGTACGAAGATAGGAACGCTCTTCCTATTGTTTTGGTCGGTGGTTCTTATCATCTTCAGCGGTGAAGTGGTCTCACTCTTCCGTGATGATCCGGAGGTAATAGCCATCGGTATTCCGGCACTACGCTATCAGATGATAATTTTCCCAGCCTGCAGTTTTATGATGATGGCAAACATGATGATGCAGACGTGTAGAAAGACTATCCGTGCGAACATCCTTGCTGCTTCTCGCCAAGGGCTGTTCTTCATACCGCTAATATTTGTACTGCCTTACTTCTACGGACTCTTTGGGGTTGAAATTTGCCAGGCTGTAAGTGACGTTATCTCACTAATCGTGACAATCCCTATTGTGTGGTCTGCCTTCAAAGAAATGAGATAA